The Streptomyces sp. cg36 genomic interval GCCGTCCCACCCGGCCGGCCCCACCGCCACGCGCCGACCAGGAGCCCCCATGGCCACCCCTCCCGAAAGCACCGTCCTGACCTCCCACGGAGACATCGCGCTCGTCGCGGCGCGCAGGGTCGATCCGGGCCACGAAGAGACGTTCCAGGAGTGGGCACGGGGGGTCCTGGCCGCCGCCGCCACGCTCCCCGGCCATTTGGGCGGCGGCCTCTACCGCCCCGCCGCCGACGGCGCGCCGTGGATCGTCGTGCACCGCTTCCGCGACCAGAAGGCGCTGCGGGTGTGGCTCGCCTCCCCGCAGCGGGCCGCGTTCTCCGCCCACCACGAAGGGCACCGCCACTACGAGGTCGCGCGCCGTGAACTGGCGGGAATGGAGGGCTGGTTCACTGAACCCGGGCGGGCCGCCACCGCGCCGCCGCGCTGGAAGACGGCGGTCGCCTCCGCCCTGGGGATCTTCCCGATCTCCCTGCTCGGCAGCGTGTTCCTCACCCCGCATCTGACGGGCCTGCCGCAGGCGGCGCGTACCGCCGTCTTCGCCGCGCTGTTCAGCGTGCTGATGACGTACGTGTCCATGCCCCTCGTCACCCGCGCCCTACGC includes:
- a CDS encoding antibiotic biosynthesis monooxygenase, with the protein product MATPPESTVLTSHGDIALVAARRVDPGHEETFQEWARGVLAAAATLPGHLGGGLYRPAADGAPWIVVHRFRDQKALRVWLASPQRAAFSAHHEGHRHYEVARRELAGMEGWFTEPGRAATAPPRWKTAVASALGIFPISLLGSVFLTPHLTGLPQAARTAVFAALFSVLMTYVSMPLVTRALRHWLSPRATTTKHPTTQQESTS